In Helianthus annuus cultivar XRQ/B chromosome 9, HanXRQr2.0-SUNRISE, whole genome shotgun sequence, the following are encoded in one genomic region:
- the LOC110875756 gene encoding cell differentiation protein rcd1, with the protein MENLPETLYVDPTDGSSSSVTTDEFSERARIEHFINLLYQPLHREEALVLLNKERRCNDMPVMLWNAKNVSFILLQEISMAYKLLSPAALSMKEATRVCNALALMQSMASHPDTRMNIVKAKLPVYIYPFLNTTEKAAKHFDYLRLTSLGVIGALVKVEDANTPEIIHFLLDTEVLPLCLRCIEVGSDLAKTVAAFIVSKILLYDEGQRYCGTFPERFFSITKVLEKTVDEFHGKPPSQLLKHILKCFLRLSEVSRACDALVKCYPARLRDPAYLNFACEDMAVRRMADQVLQNLARSI; encoded by the exons ATGGAGAACTTGCCGGAAACCCTTTACGTAGATCCAACTGATGGATCTTCTTCTAGTGTCACCACAGACGAATTCAGCGAGCGTGCGAGAATAGAGCACTTCATAAACTTGCTTTATCAGCCTTTGCACAGAGAAGAAGCTCTTGTGTTACTAAACAAG GAACGAAGATGTAACGATATGCCGGTGATGCTATGGAATGCCAAGAATGTATCATTCATTCTACTACAG GAAATATCTATGGCATACAAGCTACTGTCTCCTGCTGCACTCAGCATGAAAGAAGCCACCAGGGTTTGCAATGCGTTGGCGTTAATGCAG TCTATGGCTTCTCATCCTGACACAAGGATGAACATTGTCAAAG CCAAACTGCCTGTTTACATTTACCCATTTCTGAATACTACTGAAAAAGCAGCCAAGCATTTCGACTACTTACGCTTGACTAGCTTAGGTGTTATAGGTGCACTGGTGAAG GTGGAAGATGCCAACACCCCAGAAATCATTCATTTTCTTCTAGACACAGAAGTGCTACCGTTATGCCTTCGTTGCATCGAAGTGGGCAGTGATCTTGCAAAAACA GTTGCTGCATTTATTGTTAGTAAGATTCTACTGTATGACGAGGGGCAACGATATTGCGGCACATTCCCCGAACGTTTTTTTTCCATAACAAAAGTTTTGGAAAAAACTGTAGACGAGTTTCATGGAAAACCACCATCGCAATTGCTGAAACATATCTTAAAATGCTTCCTGCGCCTCTCTGAAGTATCTAG GGCTTGTGATGCTTTGGTCAAATGCTACCCTGCCAGATTGAGAGATCCTGCGTATCTTAACTTTGCCTGT GAAGACATGGCGGTCCGAAGAATGGCTGATCAAGTGCTTCAGAATCTGGCCCGATCAATATAG